DNA from Luteolibacter yonseiensis:
ACCGGCGGGATGGACCGGCGGTGTTGTTGCCGGCTGGGCGGCATGTGGTCGGGGGCCGCCGTTTCCCGAGGCCGGGTCCGCCATGCGAAGCTTGGTTGCCTTGTCGTGGAACCGATCTGATTCCCGCTGCCTTCCCAGCAGGCGCATGATTTCGGATTTCTTTTCGTAATAGATGAAGAATTTGTCGTGTTTCGCGATCGCGTTCTCAGTCAGCTCGAGAGCCGCGGTGTGGTCTCCGCAGGCGATCAGTCGGTTGATTTCCTGAATCATTGTTAGATTGGGATGTTGTGCCGCATCAAGAGTGCTCCGGTTTGAAATACCAGTCGTCCCATTGCGCCTCCTGGCAACGGTAGCCCCGGCTTTCGAGCAGCTTGCGGATTTTTTCGCGTTGGGCGGTGAAATTATGCTCGATGGTCAGATATCGAATATCCCATCGTTCGAATGGAAATGTTTCGAGAATGGAAAACTCGCTGCCCTCGGTATCGATACTGAGATAGTCAATGATCCTGGGGGCGCGGTGCTCGACCAGGAAGTCATGAAGAGATATGGTTGTGAGAATGGCGGTATTTCCATTGTCCGCATAAGCTTGGCGCTTGTCCTTGTGATTGTCGCTATCCGCATCACGGGCCATGCCGCCGTAGGCCTCTGCGAAGATGAATTCCACACGCTCGCCTGTGATGGGACCGATGCAGGCTGGCGATACAATACAACCGCGGTTCTTCTCCAGCTCGCGGAATGACGTGGGATTGGGCTCGGCGCAAATGCCGTTCCACCCGAATTCCTTTTCGAGCATGTGGGTATTGCTGAGCAGGATGCCGTCGGTGGCTCCGAACTCGACGAAAAAGCCGCCCCGCTTGTAGCTGGTTTTTTCAAGCACCCAAAGTTCCTGACCAATCTGCGAACTTGCGCGGTTGCTCAGATTTTTCAGCCAGATTGCTTCGGATTCCGCGATATCTCCGTCAGGCGCCGGTTCGTCGGATGTATGGCCGCGCAACTGGCCTCGTTTCAAGGCCATTGCGAGTTCGTGGTTCAGGAGTCCGACTTCGGATTTCAGGATCGCGATGAGCGCTCCCTCCCGG
Protein-coding regions in this window:
- a CDS encoding FkbM family methyltransferase, which produces MAARPRVSPAASPDRLPEQALEQWRQGEWKLLSGISQPTVEQHPRRAQLALLVASSHHQLGDREATLLWARLAISWGAEETDLARILISGVHNTLGRCSALAADHERMASHFQQAVMRNNEPPSLFTSQDRTIRELANLNLLQEATAIVERQITALQNLSPDSSREGALIAILKSEVGLLNHELAMALKRGQLRGHTSDEPAPDGDIAESEAIWLKNLSNRASSQIGQELWVLEKTSYKRGGFFVEFGATDGILLSNTHMLEKEFGWNGICAEPNPTSFRELEKNRGCIVSPACIGPITGERVEFIFAEAYGGMARDADSDNHKDKRQAYADNGNTAILTTISLHDFLVEHRAPRIIDYLSIDTEGSEFSILETFPFERWDIRYLTIEHNFTAQREKIRKLLESRGYRCQEAQWDDWYFKPEHS